A genomic segment from uncultured Erythrobacter sp. encodes:
- the accD gene encoding acetyl-CoA carboxylase, carboxyltransferase subunit beta: protein MNWFTRVRSTLGFSSEQKTTTEKDLWIKCPSCQEMLFVQEYEANLSVCPKCEHHGRIGADARLALLLDPGFEVLPLPKVTEDPLQFKDTKKYTDRLKAARAANPHEDAFVVGSGFIETRPAVVGVQDFSFMGGSMGMAVGQAFCEGAQKALDRHCAFVVVTAAGGARMQEGILSLMQMPRATVMTRRLKQAGLPYIVVLSDPTTGGVTASYAMLGDIHIAEPGALIGFAGQRVIQDTIREQLPEGFQRAEYLHKHGMVDMVVPRRELKATLGQVLDYLTPVKAA, encoded by the coding sequence ATGAACTGGTTCACCCGCGTCCGCAGCACGCTCGGCTTCTCGTCGGAGCAGAAGACCACGACCGAGAAGGATCTGTGGATCAAGTGTCCGTCGTGTCAGGAAATGCTGTTCGTGCAGGAATATGAGGCGAACCTCAGCGTCTGCCCGAAGTGCGAACACCATGGCCGGATCGGCGCCGATGCGCGCTTGGCGCTGCTGCTCGATCCCGGCTTTGAAGTGCTGCCGTTACCCAAGGTCACGGAAGACCCGCTGCAATTCAAGGATACCAAGAAGTACACCGACCGGCTCAAGGCAGCGCGCGCTGCCAACCCGCATGAGGACGCCTTCGTGGTCGGCTCAGGCTTCATCGAGACGCGTCCCGCCGTGGTAGGCGTGCAGGACTTCAGCTTCATGGGCGGCTCGATGGGCATGGCCGTGGGGCAGGCCTTCTGCGAGGGCGCGCAGAAGGCGCTGGATCGCCACTGCGCCTTTGTCGTGGTGACGGCGGCGGGCGGTGCGCGGATGCAGGAGGGGATCCTCTCGCTGATGCAGATGCCGCGCGCGACTGTGATGACGCGGCGGCTGAAGCAGGCCGGACTGCCCTATATCGTGGTACTGTCCGATCCCACCACGGGCGGCGTGACGGCCAGCTATGCGATGCTCGGGGACATCCACATTGCCGAGCCCGGCGCGTTGATCGGCTTTGCGGGCCAGCGCGTGATCCAGGACACGATCCGCGAGCAGCTGCCCGAAGGCTTCCAGCGCGCCGAGTACCTCCACAAGCATGGCATGGTCGACATGGTCGTGCCGCGCCGCGAGTTGAAGGCGACGCTGGGGCAGGTGCTCGACTATCTCACCCCGGTGAAGGCGGCGTAA
- a CDS encoding phosphoribosylanthranilate isomerase, producing MPSALVKICGLSTPETLAAAVQAGADYVGLVHFEKSPRHLSLAEASRLRGLIPPHVKTVLLVVNPAPALLAEALREVRPDVVQFHGAETPETLARFRAATGIEAWRALGVRDAASLADAARFHGAADRLLFDAPASGLPGGNGTRFDWDLLKAYKAPTPWGLAGGLTPANVADAIRLTGTPLVDTSSGVESAPGIKDVDKIAAFCKAARL from the coding sequence ATGCCAAGCGCTCTTGTCAAAATCTGCGGGCTGTCGACCCCCGAAACCCTCGCCGCAGCGGTGCAGGCGGGGGCGGATTATGTCGGCCTCGTGCATTTCGAAAAGAGCCCGCGCCATCTGAGCCTCGCTGAGGCCTCACGTCTGCGCGGGTTGATCCCACCGCACGTCAAGACGGTGCTGCTGGTGGTGAACCCCGCCCCCGCACTGCTTGCGGAGGCACTGCGCGAAGTGCGGCCCGATGTGGTGCAGTTCCACGGGGCCGAAACCCCCGAAACCCTCGCCCGCTTCCGCGCCGCAACCGGCATCGAAGCATGGCGCGCGCTCGGCGTGCGCGATGCCGCCAGCCTCGCCGATGCCGCCCGCTTCCACGGCGCGGCAGACCGCTTGCTGTTCGATGCTCCCGCTTCGGGCCTCCCCGGCGGCAATGGCACGCGCTTCGACTGGGACCTGCTCAAGGCCTACAAAGCGCCGACCCCGTGGGGCCTCGCTGGCGGGCTTACCCCGGCCAATGTCGCAGACGCCATCCGCCTCACCGGCACGCCGCTGGTTGATACCTCCTCGGGCGTGGAAAGCGCGCCGGGGATCAAGGACGTGGACAAAATCGCCGCCTTCTGCAAAGCCGCGCGGCTATGA
- the pyrF gene encoding orotidine-5'-phosphate decarboxylase, which yields MSNPVYLALDVPSLEPAKALVEKVRSHIGGVKLGLEFFCAHGAHGVHEIAHLGLPIFLDLKFHDIPNTVAKAVQAIHVYQPAIVTVHASGGRAMMEDAKAAAAEGCKVVAVTMLTSLDTNDLTATGVYGSAETQVMRLAELAHAAGLDGIVCSGQEVGMVKKAWKDGYFVVPGLRPSGGGTGDQKRVVTPRQARDNGASVLVIGRPISRADDPVAAARAIEATL from the coding sequence ATGAGCAACCCGGTCTATCTGGCGCTCGATGTGCCGAGCCTCGAGCCGGCCAAGGCGCTGGTCGAGAAGGTGCGCTCGCATATTGGCGGGGTGAAGCTGGGCCTGGAGTTCTTCTGCGCCCACGGCGCGCACGGGGTGCATGAAATCGCGCATCTCGGCCTGCCGATCTTTCTCGATCTCAAGTTCCACGACATCCCCAACACCGTCGCCAAAGCAGTGCAGGCGATCCACGTCTATCAGCCCGCGATCGTCACCGTCCACGCCAGCGGCGGGCGCGCGATGATGGAGGATGCCAAGGCGGCTGCTGCCGAAGGCTGCAAGGTGGTAGCGGTGACGATGCTCACCAGTCTCGACACCAATGATCTGACCGCCACCGGCGTCTATGGCAGCGCCGAAACGCAGGTGATGCGGCTCGCAGAGCTGGCCCATGCGGCGGGTCTCGACGGGATTGTGTGTTCGGGGCAGGAAGTGGGCATGGTCAAGAAAGCGTGGAAGGACGGTTACTTCGTCGTCCCCGGCCTTCGCCCGTCAGGCGGGGGCACTGGCGATCAGAAGCGTGTCGTGACGCCGAGACAGGCGCGCGATAACGGCGCAAGCGTGCTCGTCATCGGCCGCCCGATCAGCCGTGCGGACGATCCGGTCGCAGCAGCGCGGGCGATCGAGGCGACGCTTTAG
- a CDS encoding bleomycin resistance protein has translation MADTATPNLPARGFAATAAFYAKLGFEEDYRSDGWMILSRGDVTLEFFPYPDLDPYQSSFSCCIRLDDLGAIMAQVEASGVPDARVGIPRYHPAAPDPSGLTIAYLIDPDGTLLRLIQND, from the coding sequence GTGGCTGACACGGCCACCCCCAACCTCCCCGCCCGCGGTTTCGCGGCGACGGCTGCGTTCTATGCCAAGCTCGGGTTTGAGGAAGATTACCGCTCGGACGGGTGGATGATCCTTTCGCGCGGGGATGTGACGCTGGAGTTCTTTCCATACCCCGATCTCGACCCCTACCAGTCGTCGTTTAGCTGCTGCATCCGGCTCGATGATCTGGGCGCGATCATGGCGCAGGTCGAAGCGAGCGGCGTGCCTGACGCACGCGTCGGCATCCCGCGATATCACCCCGCCGCGCCCGATCCGAGCGGACTGACGATCGCCTATCTGATCGACCCCGATGGCACGCTGCTGCGGCTGATCCAGAACGATTGA
- a CDS encoding GNAT family N-acetyltransferase, whose product MSSLSITPASPTDAPALKALLEAAYRGDSARQGWNHEADILDDERTAPGEIEAMLADPAVTILTARDDDQLIGCVAVTIKGTALGYLGMLCVAPDLQSAGLGRRLLDAAEDHGRAHGIAAMEMTVIDIRAALIAWYERRGYARTGETRPFPVLRDPPVTFVVLEKPLGPA is encoded by the coding sequence TTGAGCAGCCTTTCAATCACCCCGGCCTCTCCCACCGATGCGCCCGCATTGAAAGCGCTGCTCGAAGCCGCCTACCGCGGCGATTCGGCCCGGCAGGGGTGGAACCACGAGGCGGATATCCTCGATGACGAGCGGACCGCGCCGGGCGAGATTGAAGCTATGTTGGCCGACCCTGCCGTCACGATCCTGACAGCGCGGGATGATGACCAGCTGATCGGCTGCGTGGCAGTCACCATCAAGGGCACCGCGCTCGGCTATCTGGGGATGCTGTGCGTCGCGCCCGATCTGCAATCGGCAGGCCTCGGGCGGCGGCTGCTCGATGCCGCCGAAGATCACGGCCGCGCCCACGGGATCGCGGCGATGGAGATGACGGTGATCGACATCCGCGCCGCGCTGATCGCGTGGTACGAACGGCGCGGATATGCCCGCACGGGCGAGACCCGCCCCTTCCCTGTCCTTCGCGATCCGCCGGTCACTTTCGTGGTGCTGGAAAAGCCGCTCGGCCCGGCGTAA
- the trpA gene encoding tryptophan synthase subunit alpha, whose translation MTRLSTTFAGARPALVCFITAGDGDTAANLDALVEAGADVIELGMPFTDPMADGPAIQSANLRSLGAGTTTADVLRYATDFRAQHPQVPLVLMGYANPMVRRGPEWFAVAAAAAGVDGVICVDIPPEEDDALGPALRAKGIAPIRLATPTTDAARLPQVLAGSEGFLYYVSVAGITGKQQAVQASIEEAVARLKQSTDLPIAVGFGVRTPEQAAAIARVADGVVVGSALVEICGEYGAAAPAKLKELTAALAQAVHSARQEQVA comes from the coding sequence GTGACCCGCCTCTCCACCACCTTCGCCGGGGCCCGCCCCGCGCTCGTCTGCTTCATCACCGCGGGCGATGGCGACACGGCGGCCAATCTCGATGCGCTGGTGGAAGCCGGCGCGGATGTGATCGAGCTAGGGATGCCCTTCACCGATCCGATGGCCGATGGCCCCGCGATCCAGAGCGCCAACCTGCGCAGCCTCGGCGCGGGCACGACCACCGCCGACGTGCTGCGCTACGCCACCGATTTCCGCGCCCAGCATCCGCAAGTGCCGCTGGTGCTGATGGGCTATGCCAACCCGATGGTGCGGCGCGGGCCGGAGTGGTTTGCCGTTGCCGCCGCCGCTGCGGGCGTTGACGGCGTCATCTGCGTCGACATTCCGCCTGAAGAGGACGACGCGCTCGGCCCAGCCTTGCGCGCCAAGGGCATCGCCCCGATCCGCCTCGCCACCCCGACGACCGATGCCGCGCGCCTGCCGCAGGTGCTCGCCGGGTCCGAAGGCTTCCTTTATTACGTTTCGGTCGCCGGGATCACCGGCAAGCAGCAGGCGGTGCAAGCCAGCATTGAAGAAGCCGTAGCGCGGCTCAAGCAATCGACCGATTTGCCCATCGCGGTCGGCTTCGGGGTGCGCACGCCCGAGCAGGCCGCTGCCATCGCCAGGGTCGCGGATGGCGTAGTGGTTGGCAGCGCGCTGGTGGAAATCTGCGGCGAATATGGCGCTGCGGCTCCGGCCAAGCTAAAGGAGCTGACCGCAGCCCTCGCACAGGCTGTCCATTCCGCCCGTCAGGAGCAAGTGGCATGA
- the trpB gene encoding tryptophan synthase subunit beta, with protein MNTHLNSFRTQPDDRGHFGQFGGRYVAETLMPLVLDLEREYRKAQADPAFQAEFDDLLEHYVGRPSPLYFAPRITEELGGAQVWFKRDELNHTGAHKINNCIGQILLAMRMGKTRIIAETGAGQHGVATATVCARFGLPCVIYMGAEDVARQSPNVFRMKLLGAEVIPVTSGGATLKDAMNEGLRDWVANVHDTFYIIGTAAGPHPYPEMVRNFQSVIGKEARAQMLSRVGRLPDLLVACIGGGSNALGLFHPFLDDPSVKMLGVEAAGHGLDGDQHAASLLGGTPGVLHGNRTYLLQDEDGQITEGHSISAGLDYPGIGPEHAWLKESGRVDYTAVTDDEALEGFQLLCRTEGIIPALEPSHAIAAVAKVAPTMPKDSIVLMNLCGRGDKDIFTVAEKLGVEL; from the coding sequence ATGAACACGCACCTCAACTCCTTCCGCACGCAGCCCGATGATCGCGGCCATTTCGGCCAGTTCGGCGGGCGCTATGTCGCCGAAACGCTGATGCCGCTGGTGCTCGATCTGGAGCGAGAATATCGCAAGGCACAGGCCGATCCGGCATTCCAGGCCGAGTTCGACGACCTGTTGGAGCATTACGTCGGCCGTCCGAGCCCGCTCTATTTCGCCCCGCGCATCACCGAGGAATTGGGCGGCGCGCAGGTGTGGTTCAAGCGCGACGAGCTCAATCACACCGGCGCGCACAAGATCAACAATTGCATCGGGCAGATCCTGTTGGCGATGCGGATGGGCAAGACCCGCATCATTGCCGAGACCGGCGCGGGCCAGCACGGGGTCGCCACCGCCACGGTCTGCGCGCGCTTCGGCCTGCCTTGCGTGATCTATATGGGCGCCGAGGACGTCGCGCGGCAATCGCCCAACGTGTTCCGCATGAAGCTGCTGGGCGCAGAGGTGATCCCCGTCACCAGCGGCGGGGCGACGCTGAAGGACGCGATGAACGAGGGCCTGCGCGACTGGGTCGCGAATGTCCACGACACCTTCTACATCATCGGCACCGCCGCCGGCCCCCATCCCTATCCCGAGATGGTGCGCAATTTCCAGAGCGTGATCGGCAAGGAAGCACGCGCGCAGATGCTTTCCCGCGTGGGCCGCCTGCCCGATCTGCTGGTCGCCTGCATCGGCGGCGGGTCGAATGCGCTGGGGCTATTCCACCCCTTCCTCGATGATCCGTCAGTAAAGATGCTCGGCGTCGAAGCGGCGGGTCACGGCTTGGACGGCGATCAGCACGCCGCGAGCCTGCTCGGCGGCACCCCCGGCGTGCTCCACGGCAACCGCACCTATCTGTTGCAGGACGAAGACGGCCAGATCACCGAAGGCCACTCGATCAGCGCGGGCCTCGATTACCCCGGCATCGGGCCGGAGCACGCATGGCTGAAGGAATCGGGCCGCGTCGATTACACCGCCGTAACCGATGACGAGGCGCTGGAAGGCTTCCAGCTGCTGTGCCGCACCGAGGGGATCATTCCTGCCTTGGAACCCTCGCACGCCATCGCCGCCGTGGCGAAGGTCGCGCCGACCATGCCCAAGGACTCCATCGTGCTGATGAATCTGTGCGGGCGCGGGGATAAGGACATCTTTACGGTGGCGGAAAAGCTGGGGGTGGAGCTTTGA
- a CDS encoding DUF559 domain-containing protein yields the protein MRDPILTERAKAMRREMSEPETRMWLALRAERFDSVKFRRQKVIGPYIADFAANAPKLVIEIDGDSHADREAYDVARTRFFEQQGYTVIRFTNSEVMTNMEGVLERLSEVIAQLRASPPLPTLSPEGERAK from the coding sequence ATGCGTGACCCGATCCTCACCGAGCGGGCCAAGGCCATGCGCAGAGAAATGTCCGAGCCTGAAACGCGGATGTGGCTGGCCTTGCGCGCTGAACGTTTCGACAGCGTCAAGTTCCGCCGCCAAAAAGTTATCGGTCCGTATATTGCCGACTTCGCCGCCAATGCCCCCAAGCTAGTGATCGAGATCGATGGGGATAGCCATGCGGATCGAGAAGCATATGACGTGGCCCGGACGCGATTTTTTGAACAGCAAGGTTACACCGTGATCCGGTTTACCAACAGCGAAGTGATGACGAATATGGAGGGTGTCTTGGAGCGATTGAGCGAGGTGATTGCACAGCTTAGGGCCTCGCCCCCTCTCCCAACCCTCTCCCCTGAAGGGGAGAGGGCTAAGTGA